The window GACAGACCAAAATCAGCAACTCTAGCATTGTGTTCTTCATCAATGAGTATGTTTGAAGATTTGATATCTCTGTGAATTACGGGCGGGCAGGCATAGCCATGCAAGTATTCAATCCCACGAGCTGCTTGGACAGCAATCGTGACACGCCGGATCCAATCCAATTGCTCTTTCTGAGCTGGGTTCTTTCCATGGAGGTGTTGATGTAAAGACCCATGAGCCATGAATTCATATACCAGTAGCCTTTCGCCACCTTCTTCGCAGTAACCAAGCAAATTGAGCAAATGGGCGTGGTTTAATCTCGAGAGGAGATCGAGTTCTGTGTGGAATTCCTTAGAATTCTTCTTCACATCAGATACCATTATGGCCCGTTTAACCGCAACAATGGTCCCATCCTTCAAGATCCCTTTGAAAACGCACGAGAAACTACCCTTCCCTACCTGTGTTTCTTCTCTAAACCCACCAGTGGCTTTCTTCAGCTCTTCATAAGTAAACATTTGAGCTCGTCGGATCTTCAGCTCTTCCAAATCAGGGCGGATTTTTATGGACTCTTTGTGGAAAGAATATGTTCTGTTTTTAGCATTTTTCTTCGATGATGTGGAACAATGACACGTCTGGAGTTTGTAACGAACATAAAGGCATGCAATTAAGAAAACGGAGCTTACCAAGAACACCGCGAAAATAAGCTCTGCAACAAAGATTGGCATCTGAAGAGACCATAGCCGTCGGTTCTTCTTTGTTGTCAGGGAAGAAGAACAGCTAGACTCGCACTCCAGAGAAGCACAGATCGAACAGTTGAATTCGCACCTCCGATCGGATTTGGCCATGCAACCAACAGACTGATACATCCCATCTGGGCACCCAATGCTGCAAGGCAAGCAGACCCTTGAATCAGATGACTTGCAAAGCTCAACATCTGAGTTATCATGGCTAAATTCATAGAATCCCGGCCCACAAGGACTAGAAATGCAGAGGCCTGGTGAGACCGCCATGGGAAGTGAGGATGGGAAACTCGAGCCCCAGCAGTCCGCCCGAAGAGAATTCTCCTCAAGGACTCCACATGTGAAGTAATCCCCAGCTGCAATCTCATAGAACTTAACTTGATTTGGGACCGGCGTGCTGTTCTTGAGCCTAAAACCCCAGCAAATCACACCATGATCAGACCTCTTTATCCCACAGGCATGAAATCTCCCACCCACAACAGAAACCATGGGGTTCTGTGGGGCCAAATCGACATCTCCACCACCATCACCCGAATTAACATTCGGCTCTTCCAAGCTCAAGCTCCTTCCCCAGCAAAGGACTCTAGACGCCCTGCCTTCCAAAACACCACAGACATGAAACCCACCAGCTGAAATCATCTGAAACCTTGCATGTTTGGGAATCAAGCTCAAAACCCCACTTCCAGTTTCATCACCCCAACAGAAAGCAGTCTTGTTCTCAGCAAACAGGCCACAGCTGAAATCAGACCCAGATGTGATGGACATGATCTTGCCTCCCAATGCATGAGAAGCTGTCATGTTGTAACCCCAACAATCAATCAGAGAGGTGTTCATGTGGGTCCCTTTGGTGAGCCACCTCAGACCACATAGATGGTGGTCCCCAGCACTGATTTCTTTGTAGGAAGACCCTTCCACCATAGGCTGAGGGACACCCATCTGGATATAGATGTTGTTTCCCCAGCAATAAGGCTGGCTTGATTCTAACAGAAGGCCACAGACAAATCCATCACCAGCAGTTAGTCCTGAGAATGGGAATCTAAAAGGAGCTCCATAGACAACAGCTGAGTCTGCCCCATAGCAGCtgacaaggtgggacccatctgagcTCAGCCCACAGAAGACTGGGCCATTCTCACCATAAGAAACAGCAATAGAGGACATGGAGCCCAGGCCTGAAACAAGCAGCCTTGAATGAGAGAAAACAACCAAGATGACAACTTCAAGAAGAAATCCAGCTCTTCTAGATCTCATCTTCATAACCGCAATCGGGAAAACACCCTCACAGATTCTGATTGCTTTGGCTCTCAAAACCACACAAAAAAAACCCAACAGCATTTCAACAGTTTGGAAATGAAATCCTGCCTTTCTGCTATTTGGTGGGGGTGAAAACGCAGTTTCAACAGAAACGGATTGCTTTGGACtctcaaaatcaaagaaaaaccaACACCATTTCAACAGCTTGAAAACGAAATCCTGCCTTCCAAACCTCACCCTTCAAGACCCACATAGCAAAATCCCCTTATTTCCATCATCCAAACCAATCCATGCTTAAATAGCAAAGGAAGACAGAGTATTCAAACCTGAGAAACAGCACTCCAGGCCTCTTATTTTCAATACCCAAATGCCAAAAATCTCTTTAAAGAGCACCAACGGTCAGAAAAGAGCAGAGCTAAAGCATGCATTTGAAGACCCATAAGAGAAAAAACAGATTTTCTCTATTCCATCCAAGGAATTTGATTGCTGGGATATCAGTGGAGAGAGGAAAGGGTGAAGAAGGattggaggaggtgggccacaggtTTTGGTAAGGATGGTGGTGATGATGGTGAGAAGGAGGAAAGAAAAGGAAGGCATTCAATTGCATTAAAGTGGAACTTCTGATTATGGGCAGGTGTAGGTGAGGACTGTGAATGAGAATTTAATGCATTTGATCTTTTCATGCCTGGATTTCTGCATTTTTACGAATTTTGATTTCCTGTCCTGCCTCCTATGTTTCCTTCTTAAGAAATGACCAGTAACTCAGACCAGTGGATGGAATATGCCTCAAAAATCTCCTTCATATACAATCTCAGCCACTAGATTTGTAACCTACAGATTAACGGTTGAGAAGAGGATTACAACAACGGTCCACTTCAATTGGAAGGGATTCAGAAATAGGTTGTCAGGTCCAATGTGGCCCTTAACAGACAATGGCCCACCTTATCATTATTCCTCTCTAAAAAGGTAAGGTGAGGTAGGGCTgggctggtggggcccactcttctTTGGGCTGCACTAGAAGCCCACAAGATGGGCTGGGCCTGATTTTACAAAGCTGATAAGTAAGTGGGCTTAAGTTAATCAGGGCCGTTGGATAATGGGCTTATAGGGCCTAGGCCCATATTGTCAGAACTTAGACAGACAAGGTTGCCCAGCCCATTTATTTCCACCCCCCTAAAGTTGTTAGCTTCCACCTTCTAGGGGTAGTTTTGTCATTTTACTTCCTGTCATACGAATATTCCACGTGTTTGGCTTGGTTTGGTCATCCTGGCTGTTAGTTGGATGGGCCTGATTAGGTAGGCCCTAGaattcccagattggaagatcccagctcTTCGATCAATGGCCTaccaaatggatggtccacaataAAAATTCGAAAATAGGTCGAGAGATCAAACGGTCAGGATCTTCCCATCCAGGGGATTTTTGGGACACGTCCCATCCACGTGTGGGCCCATGAAATCATTGGGCGACACGTGTACGGACACATTATCTCTTCGTTTCTATAATGACCGATTTACCCCTGCGGGTGCAACTCACAAATCTCTGTGTTGTTTTTTCACGTGCCGTTGAATCTTTTGCTCATTTCCCTTTCtctataattttttttgaaaatagttgatactctggtggagtgtgatagatgatacacggTCATTTAGGAATTGTATATGTGGCATGCAAGTAGTTCAAAATAAACTGTAAGAATTATGGGCCCcagtttatattttatataactaAAAATGaagtttatttgattatctgactattggattagTAAACATatattagatggttaaaaatgaaaaatccaacggtcctgtttcaagaaacaagtgtccactaatcaggGGCTAGGATTTCTTAAAAAATCCTCGATTTGGGACCATTACTTATCTAAAGTGGATCCACAATTTAGTCTGTTTAATTTTAGATTAGGTGTCATAGTATCCAATGTCCGAGTGCCTGTGCATCAAGTGGAATACCTagcaagagtatcaaataactttccTTAGTTTTACGATGCTCCGGCTGCGTACGACGCTTTATACGCGGGCACTTAGAAATAATATACACGTCATATATTAACTCActttaaaccgactaaattgtcgGGTCCACTGTCTTTAAGTAACAGACGGTAATTCATATTATTTGAACAATtccaacctctgattcgtggacgctTGTTTTTGCAATAAAACGATTGGTACTtgtcattttaaccgtccaataaatgtccgccAATCAGACATTgtgatgaaaaaaaataaaaaatttgattgaTGGCACATCTCAACTGGGATCTATACTTTGTGGTTTATTTTTACTTAATCCTATGCCACGTATGCAGTGTCTAcgtaatttcttagtgcctgtgtatcatctatccCACTTAGCGAGAGTATCAATTTTTTTACTCTACTTTTATTCAAATCCTTGTCTTGTAATGACTAATTTTTTATTGGGATTTAATAATCAAAACGATCACCACCGTTGAAAATACCTATATTCTTACGGTGTTTTACCTCTTTTCCTGCGAAT is drawn from Magnolia sinica isolate HGM2019 chromosome 5, MsV1, whole genome shotgun sequence and contains these coding sequences:
- the LOC131246374 gene encoding serine/threonine-protein kinase-like protein CR4 isoform X1, whose translation is MLLGFFCVVLRAKAIRICEGVFPIAVMKMRSRRAGFLLEVVILVVFSHSRLLVSGLGSMSSIAVSYGENGPVFCGLSSDGSHLVSCYGADSAVVYGAPFRFPFSGLTAGDGFVCGLLLESSQPYCWGNNIYIQMGVPQPMVEGSSYKEISAGDHHLCGLRWLTKGTHMNTSLIDCWGYNMTASHALGGKIMSITSGSDFSCGLFAENKTAFCWGDETGSGVLSLIPKHARFQMISAGGFHVCGVLEGRASRVLCWGRSLSLEEPNVNSGDGGGDVDLAPQNPMVSVVGGRFHACGIKRSDHGVICWGFRLKNSTPVPNQVKFYEIAAGDYFTCGVLEENSLRADCWGSSFPSSLPMAVSPGLCISSPCGPGFYEFSHDNSDVELCKSSDSRVCLPCSIGCPDGMYQSVGCMAKSDRRCEFNCSICASLECESSCSSSLTTKKNRRLWSLQMPIFVAELIFAVFLVSSVFLIACLYVRYKLQTCHCSTSSKKNAKNRTYSFHKESIKIRPDLEELKIRRAQMFTYEELKKATGGFREETQVGKGSFSCVFKGILKDGTIVAVKRAIMVSDVKKNSKEFHTELDLLSRLNHAHLLNLLGYCEEGGERLLVYEFMAHGSLHQHLHGKNPAQKEQLDWIRRVTIAVQAARGIEYLHGYACPPVIHRDIKSSNILIDEEHNARVADFGLSLLGPADSSSPLSELPAGTLGYLDPEYYRLHYLTTKSDVYSFGVLLLEILSGRKAIDMQFEEGNIVEWAVPLVKAGDILGVLDPVLKPPADIEALKRIANVACKCVRMRGKERPSMDKVTTALEQALALLMGSPCNENPILPTEVVLGSSRLHKKTSQRSSNRSSETDTVETEDQRFEFRAPSWITFPSVASSQRRKSSLSDADVDAKNTEAKNAGNAGSAGDGLRCLEEEIGPASPQQDLFLQHNF
- the LOC131246374 gene encoding serine/threonine-protein kinase-like protein CR4 isoform X2; the protein is MSSIAVSYGENGPVFCGLSSDGSHLVSCYGADSAVVYGAPFRFPFSGLTAGDGFVCGLLLESSQPYCWGNNIYIQMGVPQPMVEGSSYKEISAGDHHLCGLRWLTKGTHMNTSLIDCWGYNMTASHALGGKIMSITSGSDFSCGLFAENKTAFCWGDETGSGVLSLIPKHARFQMISAGGFHVCGVLEGRASRVLCWGRSLSLEEPNVNSGDGGGDVDLAPQNPMVSVVGGRFHACGIKRSDHGVICWGFRLKNSTPVPNQVKFYEIAAGDYFTCGVLEENSLRADCWGSSFPSSLPMAVSPGLCISSPCGPGFYEFSHDNSDVELCKSSDSRVCLPCSIGCPDGMYQSVGCMAKSDRRCEFNCSICASLECESSCSSSLTTKKNRRLWSLQMPIFVAELIFAVFLVSSVFLIACLYVRYKLQTCHCSTSSKKNAKNRTYSFHKESIKIRPDLEELKIRRAQMFTYEELKKATGGFREETQVGKGSFSCVFKGILKDGTIVAVKRAIMVSDVKKNSKEFHTELDLLSRLNHAHLLNLLGYCEEGGERLLVYEFMAHGSLHQHLHGKNPAQKEQLDWIRRVTIAVQAARGIEYLHGYACPPVIHRDIKSSNILIDEEHNARVADFGLSLLGPADSSSPLSELPAGTLGYLDPEYYRLHYLTTKSDVYSFGVLLLEILSGRKAIDMQFEEGNIVEWAVPLVKAGDILGVLDPVLKPPADIEALKRIANVACKCVRMRGKERPSMDKVTTALEQALALLMGSPCNENPILPTEVVLGSSRLHKKTSQRSSNRSSETDTVETEDQRFEFRAPSWITFPSVASSQRRKSSLSDADVDAKNTEAKNAGNAGSAGDGLRCLEEEIGPASPQQDLFLQHNF